One genomic region from Spirochaetota bacterium encodes:
- the msrB gene encoding peptide-methionine (R)-S-oxide reductase MsrB encodes MKEYIVKKIMSFVLLNIFLLISTISYSQQNQIAILAGGCFWCIEADLEKLTGVLNVVSGYIGGKESDATYKEVSAGRTLHREAVRIEYDADIISYQQLLNAFLRTIDPTDLDGSFVDRGYQYTAAIYTSSEDQKKIALDFIDKMSKSSYFSNKKISIAVQNIESFYLAEDYHQNYAKKNSIQYSFYRAKSGRDQYIKKVWAKIPQEFFLAEENLMKKLYTPNIAMEQKYAKFVKPSNKELKEQLTAIQYKVTQQNGTESPFSHEYDTNKNRGLYVDIVSGEPLFSSRDKFDSGTGWPSFMIPISDHFIVEKDDFSFFSRRTEIRSRYADSHLGHVFDDGPNGTLRYCMNGSALRFVPKDQMEQEGYTDYLSEV; translated from the coding sequence ATGAAGGAGTATATTGTGAAAAAAATAATGAGTTTTGTGTTATTAAATATTTTTCTTCTAATTTCTACTATTTCATATAGTCAACAAAATCAAATTGCTATTTTAGCGGGTGGATGTTTTTGGTGTATAGAAGCTGATCTTGAAAAATTGACAGGTGTTTTGAATGTGGTATCAGGATATATTGGTGGAAAAGAATCTGATGCTACTTATAAAGAAGTTTCTGCTGGTAGAACTTTACATAGAGAAGCTGTGAGAATAGAGTATGATGCTGATATTATTTCGTATCAACAACTATTGAACGCTTTTCTTCGTACTATAGATCCTACAGATCTAGATGGGTCTTTTGTTGATAGAGGTTATCAATATACTGCTGCAATTTACACTTCTTCTGAAGATCAAAAAAAAATAGCTCTAGATTTTATTGATAAGATGTCTAAATCTTCTTATTTTTCAAATAAAAAAATATCGATAGCCGTTCAAAATATAGAATCTTTTTATTTAGCAGAAGATTATCATCAAAATTATGCAAAGAAAAATTCAATCCAATATTCTTTTTATAGAGCTAAATCTGGAAGAGATCAATATATTAAAAAAGTTTGGGCAAAAATCCCGCAAGAGTTTTTTCTAGCAGAGGAGAATTTAATGAAAAAATTATACACACCAAATATAGCGATGGAACAAAAATATGCTAAGTTTGTTAAGCCTTCTAATAAAGAATTAAAAGAACAATTGACAGCGATACAATACAAAGTTACTCAGCAAAATGGTACAGAATCTCCTTTTAGTCATGAATATGATACAAATAAAAATAGAGGGCTTTATGTAGATATTGTTTCGGGTGAACCATTATTCTCTTCACGAGATAAATTTGATTCGGGAACAGGCTGGCCTAGTTTTATGATTCCTATTTCAGATCATTTTATAGTAGAAAAAGATGATTTTAGTTTTTTTTCACGCAGAACAGAAATTCGATCTCGTTATGCAGATTCTCATTTAGGACATGTCTTTGATGATGGTCCTAATGGCACATTACGATATTGTATGAATGGTTCAGCATTACGATTTGTTCCAAAAGACCAAATGGAACAAGAGGGTTATACTGATTATTTATCAGAAGTATAA
- a CDS encoding exopolysaccharide biosynthesis polyprenyl glycosylphosphotransferase encodes MIKTKINFSCYSIIKNILLISIDSLAYVTSMFLAIYIRNILPEFLYDIDFPGFSIQSYFLPETFIFLFIIILVFIWNSLYQKRRSFWEELLIIWKSLIITCLICYLFLFNFNELLPFMSRIVILLLFICLVFILPLYRIILKKILFNISFWRTPVVLICKKEDLNKTVKIAHNFYKDFYLGFIPIGFLIEDDNLQQEVLFLGEKLVVYNNIKQIPSYATVFIIEDALAHDNQLISYLYSYYRKIYLVSYKNMIGTKGNYLFSERLFIITLENQLNSYLSQSIKFLMDRILSVIFLLLLCPLFFIIVVLLKILSPGPIFYRQERIGKNGKTFKIWKFRTMYIDAEQKLQQLLAKDLELKKEWDIFFKLKNDPRIVPIGSFLRKYSLDELPQLFNVLNGTMSIVGPRPFVDGEIESINATLLPLYAQVKPGLTGLWQISGRNEIDRLERMNIDVWYIQNWSPSLDLLILLNTPFAVLSAKGAS; translated from the coding sequence ATGATAAAAACAAAAATTAATTTTTCTTGTTATTCTATTATTAAAAACATATTATTGATAAGTATAGATAGTCTTGCCTATGTAACTAGTATGTTTCTAGCAATATATATTAGAAATATATTACCAGAATTTCTGTATGATATTGATTTTCCTGGTTTTTCTATTCAATCATATTTTTTACCTGAGACTTTTATATTTTTATTTATAATAATACTAGTATTTATTTGGAATAGTTTATATCAAAAAAGAAGATCTTTTTGGGAAGAATTATTAATAATATGGAAATCATTGATAATTACTTGCTTAATTTGTTATTTATTTCTTTTTAATTTTAATGAACTATTACCATTTATGAGTAGAATAGTTATTCTTTTATTGTTTATTTGTTTGGTATTTATTCTTCCTTTGTATAGAATCATTTTAAAGAAAATATTATTTAATATTTCTTTTTGGAGAACTCCTGTTGTTTTAATTTGTAAAAAAGAAGATCTTAATAAAACTGTTAAAATTGCACATAATTTTTATAAAGATTTTTATTTGGGTTTTATTCCTATTGGTTTTTTGATAGAAGATGATAATCTACAACAAGAAGTATTATTTTTAGGTGAAAAATTAGTTGTATATAATAATATCAAACAAATACCATCTTATGCTACTGTTTTTATTATAGAAGATGCTTTAGCACATGATAATCAATTAATATCTTATTTATATAGTTATTATAGAAAAATTTATCTTGTATCTTATAAGAATATGATAGGAACCAAAGGCAACTATTTGTTTTCAGAGCGTTTATTCATCATAACATTAGAAAATCAATTGAACTCCTATTTATCACAATCAATAAAATTTTTAATGGATCGAATCCTTAGTGTGATTTTTTTACTTTTATTATGTCCTCTATTTTTTATTATAGTAGTTTTATTAAAAATTTTATCTCCTGGTCCTATTTTTTATCGTCAGGAAAGAATAGGTAAAAATGGTAAGACATTTAAAATATGGAAATTTCGTACTATGTATATTGATGCAGAACAAAAACTACAACAATTATTAGCCAAAGATCTTGAATTAAAAAAAGAATGGGATATTTTCTTCAAATTAAAAAATGATCCAAGAATCGTACCAATTGGTTCTTTTCTAAGAAAATATAGCTTAGATGAATTACCACAATTATTTAATGTATTAAATGGTACGATGAGCATTGTCGGGCCTAGACCATTTGTAGATGGAGAAATTGAAAGTATAAATGCTACATTGTTACCATTATATGCACAGGTAAAACCAGGATTAACAGGATTGTGGCAAATTAGTGGTAGAAATGAAATTGATCGTTTAGAAAGAATGAATATTGATGTATGGTATATTCAAAATTGGAGTCCTAGTTTGGATTTATTAATTTTATTAAATACTCCTTTCGCTGTATTAAGTGCCAAAGGAGCTAGCTAA